From Perognathus longimembris pacificus isolate PPM17 chromosome 4, ASM2315922v1, whole genome shotgun sequence, one genomic window encodes:
- the LOC125350605 gene encoding LOW QUALITY PROTEIN: mitochondrial intermembrane space import and assembly protein 40-like (The sequence of the model RefSeq protein was modified relative to this genomic sequence to represent the inferred CDS: deleted 1 base in 1 codon) — MAYCRQEGKDRTLFVTKEYHEAPSSAELVADDPNDPYEEHGLILPNGDINWNCPCLGGMASYPCVEQFKSAFSCFHYSTEEIKGSDCVNQFRAMQECMQKYPDLYPQVDDSEEREEKAAERGQESAPTEAAVAQEQSSS; from the exons ATGGCCTACTGTCGGCAGGAAGGGAAAGATCGAACCCTATTTGTG ACCAAAGAATACCACGAAGCTCCCAGCAGTGCAGAGCTGGTGGCTGATGACCCCAACGACCCATATGAGGAGCACGGACTGATACTGCCAAATGGAGACATTAACTGGAACTGTCCGTGCCTTGGGGGGATGGCCAGCTACCCCTGCGTGGAGCAGTTCAAGTCCGCCTTCTCCTGCTTCCACTACAGCACAGAGGAAATCAAGGGGTCAGACTGTGTGAACCAGTTCCGGGCCATGCAGGAATGCATGCAGAAGTACCCAGACCTCTATCCCCAAGTCGATGACAgcgaggagagggaggagaaggcagCGGAGCGTGGTCAAGAATCGGCCCCCACTGAGGCTGCAGTCGCCCAAGAGCAGAGTTCAAGCTAA